The Rhinopithecus roxellana isolate Shanxi Qingling chromosome 13, ASM756505v1, whole genome shotgun sequence genome contains a region encoding:
- the ZBED4 gene encoding zinc finger BED domain-containing protein 4, which produces MENNLKTCPKEGGDFVSEKIKFKIEEEDDDGTPPDGLERMDFKSEQEDMKQTDSGGERAGLGGTGCSCKPPGKYLSAESEDDYGALFSQYSSTLYDVAMEAVTQSLLSSRNMSSRKKSPAWKHFFISPRDSTKAICMYCVKEFSRGKNEKDLSTSCLMRHVRRAHPTVLIQENGSVSAVSSFPSPSLLLPPQPADTGDLSTILSPIKLVQKVTSKIPSPDRITEESVSVVSSEEISSDMSVSEKCGREEALVGSSPHLPALHYDETAENLAEKSLPLPKSTSGSRRRSAVWKHFYLSPLDNSKAVCIHCMNEFSRGKNGKDLGTSCLIRHMWRAHRAIVLQENGGTGIPPLYSTPPTLLPSLLPPEGELSSVSSSPVKLVRESPSASSSPDRLTEDLQSHLNPGDGLMEDAAAFSSSDDVGEASASSPEKQQADGLSPRVFESGAVFQQNKKVMKRLKSEVWHHFSLAPTDSLKAECRYCGCAISRGKKGDVGTSCLMRHLYRRHPEVVGSQKGFLGASLANSPYATLASAESSSSKRTDLPTVVTKNNQVMFPVNSKKTSKLWNHFSICSADSTKVVCLHCGRTISRGKKPTNLGTSCLLRHLQRFHSNVLKTEVSETARPSSPDIRVPRGTELSGISSFDDTNEKFYDSHPVAKKITSLIAEMIALDLQPYSFVDNVGFNRLLEYLKPQYSLPAPSYFSRTAIPGMYDNVKQIIMSHLKEAESGVIHFTSGIWMSNQTREYLTLTAHWVSFESSARPRCDDHHCSALLDVSQVDCDYSGNSIQKQLECWWEAWVTSTGLQVGITVTDNPSIGKTLSEGEHSSVQCFSHTVNLIVSEAIKSQRMVQNLLSLARKICERVHRSPKAKEKLAELQREYALPQHHLIQDVPSKWSTSFHMLERLIEQKRAINEMSVECNFRELISCDQWEVMQSVCCALKPFEAASREMSTQMSTLSQVIPMVHILNRKVEMLFEETMGIDTMLRSLKEAMVSRLSATLHDPRYVFATLLDPRYKASLFTEEETEQYKQDLIRELELMNSTSEDAAASHRCDAGSPSKDSAAEESLWSLVAKVKKKDPREKLPEDMVLAYLEEEVLEHSCDPLTYWNLKKASWPGLSTLAVRFLGCPPSIVPSEKLFNTPTENGSLGPSRLMMEHFEKLIFLKVNLPLIYFQY; this is translated from the coding sequence ATGGAGAATAACTTGAAAACTTGTCCCAAAGAGGGCGGTGATTTCGtttctgagaaaataaagtttaaaatagaaGAGGAAGATGATGATGGAACTCCTCCTGATGGTCTGGAAAGAATGGACTTTAAAAGTGAGCAGGAGGACATGAAGCAGACGGACAGCGGTGGGGAGCGAGCGGGCCTCGGCGGGACGGGCTGCAGCTGCAAGCCCCCAGGGAAGTACTTGTCTGCAGAGAGTGAGGACGACTATGGCGCGCTATTCTCCCAGTACAGCAGCACCCTCTATGACGTGGCCATGGAGGCCGTGACCCAGAGCCTCCTTTCCAGCCGGAACATGAGCTCCAGGAAGAAGTCTCCAGCCTGGAAGCATTTTTTTATCTCTCCCCGAGACAGCACTAAAGCAATATGCATGTACTGCGTGAAAGAGTTCAGCAGAGGCAAAAACGAGAAAGACTTGAGTACCAGTTGTCTCATGAGGCACGTGAGGCGTGCACACCCGACCGTGCTCATTCAGGAAAACGGCAGCGTGTCTGCCGTGTCCTCATTCCCCTCTCCCTCACTCCTGCTTCCACCGCAGCCTGCAGACACGGGCGACCTCAGCACCATCCTCTCACCCATCAAACTTGTCCAGAAAGTGACGTCTAAGATCCCGTCCCCTGATCGAATAACAGAGGAGTCTGTGTCTGTAGTTTCTTCTGAAGAAATCTCCTCTGACATGTCCGTTTCAGAGAAGTGCGGCAGAGAAGAAGCCCTGGTAGGGTCGtctccccacctccctgctcTCCATTACGATGAGACTGCAGAGAACTTAGCGGAGAAGAGCCTTCCACTCCCAAAGAGCACCTCCGGGTCTAGGAGAAGGTCTGCTGTCTGGAAGCACTTCTACCTGTCACCACTGGACAACTCCAAAGCCGTCTGCATTCACTGCATGAACGAGTTCAGCCGGGGGAAGAACGGGAAGGACCTGGGCACAAGCTGCCTCATCAGGCACATGTGGAGAGCACACCGCGCCATTGTGCTGCAGGAGAACGGGGGCACGGGCATCCCGCCTCTGTACTCCACCCCTCCCACCCTGCTGCCTTCCTTGCTGCCGCCAGAGGGGGAGCTCAGCTCTGTGTCCTCGTCTCCGGTAAAGCTGGTCAGAGAGTCCCCTTCGGCCTCCTCCTCCCCTGACAGGCTGACTGAGGACCTGCAGtctcacttgaaccctggagatgggcTGATGGAAGACGCGGCGGCCTTCTCATCTTCTGACGACGTGGGGGAGGCCTCGGCGTCCTCTCCCGAGAAGCAGCAGGCTGACGGGCTGAGTCCTAGAGTGTTTGAATCTGGCGCCGTCTTCCAGCAGAATAAGAAGGTCATGAAGAGACTGAAGTCGGAGGTCTGGCATCACTTCTCCCTGGCCCCCACGGACAGCCTCAAGGCCGAGTGTCGGTACTGCGGCTGCGCCATCAGCCGGGGGAAGAAGGGTGACGTGGGCACCAGTTGCCTGATGAGACATCTCTACCGGCGCCACCCAGAAGTTGTTGGGAGCCAGAAGGGCTTTCTGGGTGCCAGTCTGGCAAACTCTCCGTATGCCACTTTGGCCTCTGCAGAAAGTTCCTCTTCCAAACGGACTGACTTGCCAACAGTGGTCACAAAAAACAATCAAGTTATGTTTCCTGTTAATAGTAAAAAGACCTCAAAACTGTGgaatcatttttctatttgctcCGCAGACTCCACAAAAGTCGTGTGCTTGCACTGTGGCCGGACCATCAGCCGGGGGAAGAAGCCGACTAACTTGGGTACCAGCTGTCTTCTGAGACATTTACAGCGGTTCCATAGCAACGTGCTGAAAACCGAGGTCTCAGAGACGGCGCGGCCCTCCTCTCCGGACATCCGGGTGCCGCGGGGCACAGAACTATCAGGCATTTCCTCCTTCGATGACACCAATGAGAAGTTTTATGATTCTCACCCAGTTGCCAAAAAAATCACAAGTCTCATAGCTGAAATGATTGCACTTGACCTCCAGCCATATTCTTTTGTAGACAATGTTGGCTTTAACAGGCTGCTTGAATACTTGAAACCTCAGtactccctccctgccccttcctACTTCTCCAGGACAGCTATCCCAGGTATGTATGATAATGTGAAGCAGATAATTATGTCCCACCTGAAGGAAGCTGAGAGTGGTGTGATCCACTTCACGTCTGGAATATGGATGAGTAACCAGACCCGTGAGTACCTGACCCTCACGGCCCACTGGGTTTCCTTCGAGTCATCGGCCCGGCCGCGCTGCGATGACCACCACTGCTCGGCGCTCTTGGACGTGTCGCAGGTGGACTGCGACTACAGTGGCAACAGCATTCAGAAGCAGCTGGAGTGCTGGTGGGAAGCGTGGGTGACCTCCACTGGCCTTCAGGTGGGCATCACCGTCACCGACAACCCCAGCATCGGGAAGACGCTGAGCGAGGGGGAGCACTCGAGCGTGCAGTGCTTCAGCCACACGGTGAACCTGATCGTCAGCGAGGCCATTAAGAGCCAGCGGATGGTGCAGAACCTGCTGAGCCTCGCCCGGAAGATCTGCGAGCGGGTGCACCGGTCGCCCAAGGCGAAGGAGAAACTGGCCGAGCTGCAGAGGGAGTATGCACTGCCCCAGCACCACCTCATCCAGGACGTCCCGTCCAAGTGGAGCACGTCCTTCCACATGCTCGAGCGGCTCATCGAGCAGAAAAGGGCCATTAACGAGATGTCCGTCGAGTGTAACTTCCGAGAGCTGATCAGCTGTGACCAGTGGGAGGTCATGCAGTCTGTGTGCTGTGCGCTGAAGCCCTTCGAGGCCGCGAGCCGGGAGATGAGCACACAGATGTCCACCCTCAGCCAGGTCATCCCCATGGTGCATATCCTCAACAGGAAGGTGGAGATGCTCTTCGAGGAGACGATGGGCATCGACACCATGCTGCGCTCTCTGAAAGAGGCCATGGTGAGCCGCCTGTCCGCCACCCTCCACGACCCGCGGTACGTCTTCGCCACGCTGCTGGACCCTCGCTACAAGGCCTCCCTGTTTACGGAGGAGGAGACGGAGCAGTACAAGCAGGATTTAATCAGGGAACTCGAACTCATGAATTCTACCTCAGAGGACGCGGCTGCCTCCCACAGGTGTGATGCTGGCTCCCCGTCGAAAGACTCTGCCGCAGAGGAGAGCCTGTGGTCGCTGGTGGCCAAGGTGAAGAAGAAAGACCCAAGAGAAAAGCTGCCTGAAGACATGGTGCTCGCGTATCTGGAGGAGGAAGTGCTTGAACACAGCTGTGACCCGCTCACCTACTGGAACCTGAAGAAGGCGTCCTGGCCGGGGCTGTCCACGCTGGCCGTCAGATTTTTGGGCTGCCCTCCGAGCATCGTCCCTTCAGAAAAGCTGTTCAACACGCCCACTGAGAATGGCAGCCTTGGCCCGTCCAGGCTCATGATGGAACATTTTGAAAAACTTATCTTTTTGAAAGTGAATCTTCCCTTAATATACTTTCAGTATTGA